Proteins from a genomic interval of Pseudomonas anuradhapurensis:
- a CDS encoding DUF481 domain-containing protein, translated as MYSRSLLCLLAVSLCASPVFADTVWMKNGDRLSGKIKVFDGGKLLLETPYGGSIALDWKQVQTLESDQELLVKQDAYSGERAKSLKAAEPGKVTLANGEAPKTVELASIEQIMKPKPLVEDFVWKGNVDVALDYKRAENDTDDYDVGFKTSARHGRWRHNAEGEYNRETKDDVTTTDNWSAEYALDRFLTEKWFWQGRMEYKRDHVEDLARQRTVGTGPGYQFWDDELGAFSLGSLINRTDFEYQDGAKDNFYSAALKWDYTRYLIGKNVQLFTNGEFAKPLGGVADYALDAEVGLRYKVTEWASLNLKAEKDIITGTRESDLDKTRYTAGFGVTW; from the coding sequence ATGTATTCTAGATCCTTGTTGTGCCTGCTTGCTGTTTCCCTGTGCGCCTCGCCGGTGTTCGCCGACACCGTGTGGATGAAGAACGGTGACCGGCTCAGCGGCAAGATCAAAGTCTTCGATGGTGGCAAGCTGCTGCTGGAAACCCCCTATGGCGGTTCCATCGCCCTGGACTGGAAACAGGTCCAGACCCTGGAGAGCGACCAGGAGCTGCTGGTCAAGCAGGACGCCTATAGCGGTGAGCGGGCCAAGTCGCTGAAGGCCGCCGAGCCCGGCAAGGTGACCCTGGCCAACGGCGAGGCGCCGAAGACCGTGGAGCTGGCCAGCATCGAGCAGATCATGAAGCCCAAGCCGCTGGTCGAGGACTTCGTGTGGAAGGGCAACGTCGACGTGGCGCTGGACTACAAACGTGCCGAGAACGATACCGACGACTATGACGTCGGCTTCAAGACCAGCGCCCGCCACGGTCGCTGGCGGCACAACGCCGAAGGCGAATACAACCGCGAGACCAAGGACGACGTCACCACCACCGACAATTGGAGCGCCGAGTACGCCCTGGACCGCTTCCTTACCGAGAAATGGTTCTGGCAAGGGCGCATGGAATACAAGCGCGACCACGTCGAAGACCTGGCCCGCCAGCGTACCGTGGGTACCGGCCCGGGTTACCAGTTCTGGGATGATGAACTGGGCGCGTTCTCGCTGGGTTCACTGATCAACCGCACCGACTTCGAATACCAGGACGGGGCCAAGGACAACTTCTATTCGGCGGCGCTGAAGTGGGACTACACCCGTTACCTGATCGGCAAGAACGTGCAGCTGTTCACCAACGGCGAGTTCGCCAAGCCGCTGGGTGGGGTGGCCGACTACGCGCTGGATGCCGAGGTCGGCCTGCGCTACAAGGTGACCGAGTGGGCCTCGCTCAACCTCAAGGCAGAGAAAGACATCATCACCGGAACGCGTGAGAGTGACCTCGACAAGACCCGCTATACCGCTGGGTTTGGCGTTACCTGGTAA
- a CDS encoding MGMT family protein: MSVAYEHALDDAEGRRTALYSVLGQVPAGKVVSYGQLAELAGLGRAARWVGRTLGQLPPDTRLPWHRVLGAGGRLSLALGTPSGDEQRARLRAEGVNVTNNRVDMTRHGWRPMEHSG; the protein is encoded by the coding sequence ATGTCCGTTGCATATGAGCACGCCCTCGACGACGCCGAGGGCCGACGAACGGCGCTGTATTCGGTTTTGGGCCAGGTGCCGGCCGGCAAGGTGGTCAGCTATGGTCAACTGGCCGAGCTGGCCGGGCTTGGCCGTGCGGCACGCTGGGTCGGGCGCACCCTCGGGCAACTGCCGCCGGACACTCGCCTGCCCTGGCACCGGGTGCTCGGTGCGGGCGGCAGGCTGAGCCTGGCACTGGGTACCCCGTCGGGGGATGAACAACGGGCGCGGCTGCGCGCGGAGGGCGTGAATGTAACCAACAATCGTGTGGATATGACGCGCCATGGCTGGCGCCCGATGGAGCACAGCGGTTAG
- a CDS encoding AmpG family muropeptide MFS transporter: protein MPRKTWRAALAAYASPSTLVLLLLGFAAGLPYMLVFSTLSVWLREAGVARETIGYASLIGLAYAFKWVWSPLLDQWRLPLLGSLGRRRSWLLLSQSLVVIGLVGMSLCDPQQHLSWLIALAVLVAFASATQDIAVDAYRLEIADDQRQAALAASYMAGYRVAALLATAGALFFAEWFGSTGFSYLHKAWAGTYVMFAVMMLPAVFTTLIMREPPVPMRTQLSAARYGLVHQLASVFVLIILLVSVPASFTQMFNTGWASVISGDATPLDLLLEDRAFLRLILYVLLTWACLSSLGRRGLAPVLTPVNDFIARYRWQALLLLGLIATYRMSDTVMGVMANVFYIDMGFTKDQIASVSKIFGLIMTLVGAGIGGLLIVRFGIMPILFIGGAASAATNILFLMLADMGPNLQMLVVTISLDNFSSGLATSAFVAYLSSLTNLKFSATQYALLSSIMLLLPRLIGGYSGVMVEKFGYHDFFLITALLGVPTLILIALQWRQEAGPGKPVAAENSAAERP from the coding sequence ATGCCCCGTAAAACCTGGCGCGCTGCGCTTGCTGCCTATGCCAGCCCGTCAACCTTGGTACTTTTGCTGCTCGGCTTCGCCGCCGGTCTGCCCTACATGCTGGTGTTCTCCACCCTCTCGGTGTGGCTGCGCGAAGCGGGCGTGGCCCGCGAGACCATTGGTTACGCCAGCCTGATCGGCCTGGCCTACGCCTTCAAGTGGGTGTGGTCGCCGCTGCTCGATCAATGGCGCCTGCCCCTGCTCGGCAGCCTGGGGCGCCGCCGGTCCTGGCTGCTGCTGTCGCAATCGCTGGTGGTGATCGGGCTGGTCGGCATGAGCCTGTGCGACCCACAGCAGCACCTGTCCTGGCTGATTGCCCTGGCGGTACTGGTGGCCTTCGCCTCGGCGACCCAGGACATCGCCGTCGACGCCTACCGCCTGGAAATCGCCGATGACCAGCGCCAGGCTGCGCTCGCTGCCAGCTACATGGCCGGCTACCGGGTAGCGGCGCTGCTGGCGACGGCCGGCGCGCTGTTCTTCGCCGAGTGGTTCGGCTCCACCGGCTTCAGCTACCTGCACAAGGCCTGGGCCGGCACCTACGTGATGTTCGCGGTGATGATGCTGCCCGCGGTGTTCACCACCCTGATCATGCGCGAACCGCCCGTCCCCATGCGCACCCAGCTGTCGGCAGCGCGCTATGGGCTGGTACACCAGCTGGCCTCGGTGTTCGTGCTGATCATCCTGCTGGTGTCGGTCCCCGCCAGCTTCACCCAGATGTTCAACACCGGCTGGGCCAGCGTCATCTCCGGTGATGCCACCCCCCTCGACCTGCTGCTCGAAGACCGTGCCTTCCTGCGCCTGATCCTTTATGTGCTGCTGACCTGGGCATGCCTGTCGAGCCTGGGCCGTCGCGGCCTGGCCCCGGTGTTGACACCGGTCAACGACTTCATCGCCCGCTACCGCTGGCAGGCGTTGCTGTTGCTCGGCCTGATCGCCACGTATCGCATGTCGGACACGGTGATGGGCGTGATGGCCAACGTGTTCTATATCGACATGGGCTTCACCAAGGACCAGATCGCCAGTGTCAGCAAGATCTTCGGCCTGATCATGACCCTGGTCGGCGCCGGGATTGGCGGCCTGCTGATCGTGCGCTTCGGCATCATGCCGATCCTGTTCATCGGTGGCGCAGCTTCGGCGGCTACCAACATCCTGTTCCTGATGCTGGCCGACATGGGCCCGAACCTGCAGATGCTGGTGGTGACCATCTCGCTGGACAACTTCAGCTCCGGCCTGGCCACCTCGGCCTTCGTCGCCTACCTGTCGAGCCTGACCAACTTGAAGTTCTCGGCGACCCAGTACGCGTTGCTCAGCTCGATCATGCTGCTGTTGCCGCGCCTGATCGGCGGTTATTCGGGGGTCATGGTGGAGAAGTTCGGTTACCACGACTTCTTCCTGATCACCGCCTTGCTGGGCGTGCCGACGCTGATCCTGATTGCGCTGCAGTGGCGCCAGGAGGCAGGGCCGGGCAAACCGGTGGCAGCGGAGAACTCGGCAGCCGAGCGGCCCTGA
- a CDS encoding MFS transporter, with translation MKPLLYITPLRALLFGLTLALFELLTYLASDAVMPAMPVVVGDLNASPEYIPHALNLYLLGGVVLQWLIGPLADRYGRRPLLLIGCACFGLACLATFWVDDIGLFNLLRLLQGIGLGFVVTVSYPALNEAFSEADAVRMMALLANIALLSPLLGPLVGTLMLQWLDWRWLFVAFAVGAVMAWLLLYRLMPETLGVERRDGSRLAFTPIQLLPLLAGYGQLLVNRRFVAGSAALGLVGLPLIAWIGLSPVLLIHDEGLSTLEYALWQLPVFGGLILGNLIINRIAERYPLPSLVRGALWPYLAGLGLMLLATWYWPSVTSVVAGMSLYALGLGVANAVLYRMTLFASEQSKGLVSAMLGMITIALLGLGGALLAMIGAGASLLHFAQAAGVAGALALWPLWLVVGQRPGEGAVTE, from the coding sequence ATGAAACCACTGCTGTACATCACGCCCCTGCGCGCCTTGCTGTTCGGCCTTACCCTGGCCCTGTTCGAGCTGCTCACCTACCTGGCCAGCGACGCGGTCATGCCGGCCATGCCGGTGGTGGTCGGCGACCTGAACGCCAGCCCCGAATACATTCCCCACGCGCTCAACCTGTACCTGCTGGGTGGGGTGGTATTGCAATGGCTGATCGGCCCGCTGGCCGACCGCTATGGCCGGCGTCCGTTGCTGCTGATCGGCTGTGCCTGCTTCGGCCTGGCCTGCCTGGCAACCTTCTGGGTCGACGATATTGGCCTGTTCAACCTGTTGCGCCTGCTGCAGGGCATTGGCCTGGGCTTTGTGGTCACGGTCAGCTACCCGGCCTTGAACGAAGCCTTCAGCGAGGCAGACGCCGTGCGCATGATGGCGCTGCTGGCCAATATCGCATTGCTCTCGCCCCTGCTCGGGCCGCTGGTGGGTACCTTGATGCTGCAGTGGCTGGATTGGCGCTGGCTGTTCGTGGCCTTTGCCGTGGGTGCGGTCATGGCCTGGCTGTTGCTGTACCGGCTGATGCCGGAAACACTGGGGGTGGAACGCCGGGACGGTTCGCGCCTGGCATTCACGCCGATTCAACTGTTGCCGCTGCTGGCCGGCTACGGCCAGTTGCTGGTCAACCGCCGTTTTGTCGCTGGCAGCGCGGCGCTGGGCCTGGTCGGCCTGCCGTTGATTGCCTGGATCGGCTTGTCGCCGGTGCTGCTGATCCACGATGAGGGGTTGAGCACGCTGGAGTACGCCTTGTGGCAATTGCCGGTATTTGGCGGGTTGATCCTGGGCAACCTGATCATCAACCGGATTGCCGAGCGCTACCCGTTGCCGTCGTTGGTGCGTGGCGCGCTGTGGCCGTACCTGGCCGGGCTGGGCCTGATGCTGTTGGCGACCTGGTACTGGCCGAGCGTGACCAGCGTGGTGGCAGGCATGTCGCTGTATGCGCTGGGGCTGGGCGTGGCCAATGCGGTGCTGTACCGCATGACGCTGTTCGCCAGCGAACAGAGCAAGGGCCTGGTCTCGGCCATGCTGGGGATGATCACCATTGCCCTGCTGGGGCTGGGCGGCGCACTGCTGGCGATGATTGGCGCCGGGGCCAGTTTGCTGCATTTTGCCCAGGCGGCAGGTGTGGCGGGGGCGCTGGCGCTGTGGCCGTTGTGGTTGGTGGTGGGGCAGCGGCCTGGGGAAGGGGCTGTTACCGAATGA
- a CDS encoding mechanosensitive ion channel family protein: MDLNAEVDQLVRQSQTWIPLIMEYGSRVLLALLTLAVGWWIINKVSARLGKLVGLRNADQALQGFISTLSNIVLKVLLLVSVASMIGIETTSFVAAIGAAGLAIGLALQGSLANFAGGVLILMFRPFRIGDWIEAQGVAGTVDSIQIFHTVLRTGDNKTVIMPNGSLSNGIITNTNRQPTRKVVFDVGVDYEADLQKARNVLLELAQDPRVLQDPAPQAVVATLGDSAITVSLRLWTKTADYWDVMFMLNEHARDRLKAEGIDIPFPQRVIRVVQETAAQ, translated from the coding sequence ATGGATTTGAACGCTGAAGTCGATCAGCTGGTCCGCCAATCGCAGACCTGGATTCCCTTGATCATGGAATACGGCAGCCGTGTGCTGCTGGCATTGCTGACCCTGGCGGTCGGCTGGTGGATCATCAACAAGGTCAGCGCCCGCCTGGGCAAGCTGGTCGGCCTGCGCAACGCCGACCAGGCGCTGCAGGGCTTCATCAGCACCCTGTCGAACATCGTGCTGAAGGTGCTGCTGCTGGTCAGCGTGGCGTCGATGATCGGTATCGAGACCACCTCGTTCGTCGCCGCCATCGGTGCCGCCGGCCTGGCCATCGGCCTGGCCTTGCAAGGCAGCCTGGCGAACTTCGCCGGTGGCGTGCTGATTCTGATGTTCCGCCCGTTCCGCATCGGGGACTGGATCGAGGCGCAGGGCGTGGCCGGCACCGTCGACAGCATCCAGATCTTCCACACCGTGCTGCGCACCGGTGACAACAAGACCGTGATCATGCCTAACGGCAGCCTGTCCAACGGCATCATCACCAACACCAACCGCCAGCCGACGCGCAAGGTGGTGTTCGATGTCGGCGTGGACTACGAGGCCGACCTGCAGAAGGCACGCAACGTGTTGCTGGAGCTGGCGCAGGACCCGCGCGTGCTGCAAGACCCTGCGCCGCAAGCGGTGGTCGCCACCCTGGGCGACAGCGCCATTACCGTGTCGTTGCGCCTGTGGACCAAGACCGCCGATTACTGGGACGTGATGTTCATGCTCAACGAGCATGCGCGCGACCGGCTGAAGGCCGAAGGGATCGACATTCCGTTCCCGCAGCGGGTGATTCGCGTGGTGCAGGAGACTGCAGCGCAGTAG
- a CDS encoding YajQ family cyclic di-GMP-binding protein: MPSFDVVSELDKHEVQNAVDNAIKDLDRRYDLKGKGSFEFKDKEQTVMLTAEEEFQLEAMLEILRLALVKRKIDVKCLETKDPYASGKEKKQEAKFREGIDKDLAKKIVATIKDAKLKVQAAIQGEQVRVTGKKRDDLQEAIALLRTKEFDMPLQFNNFRD; encoded by the coding sequence ATGCCTTCGTTCGACGTGGTATCGGAACTGGACAAGCACGAAGTGCAGAACGCGGTCGACAACGCCATCAAGGACCTGGACCGCCGCTACGACCTCAAGGGCAAGGGCAGCTTCGAGTTCAAGGACAAGGAGCAGACCGTGATGCTCACCGCCGAGGAGGAGTTCCAGCTCGAAGCGATGCTGGAAATCCTGCGCCTGGCGCTGGTCAAGCGCAAGATCGACGTGAAGTGCCTGGAAACCAAGGACCCGTACGCCTCGGGCAAGGAAAAGAAACAGGAAGCCAAGTTCCGCGAAGGCATCGACAAGGACCTGGCGAAGAAGATCGTCGCCACCATCAAGGACGCCAAGCTGAAGGTGCAGGCCGCCATCCAGGGCGAGCAGGTGCGTGTTACCGGCAAGAAGCGTGACGACCTGCAGGAAGCCATCGCCCTGCTGCGGACCAAGGAATTCGACATGCCGCTGCAGTTCAACAACTTCCGCGACTGA
- a CDS encoding putative 2-dehydropantoate 2-reductase: MSSTWHILGAGSLGSLWACRLARAGKAVRLILRDGQRLQAYQQAGGLTLVEQDQPRHYAIPAETAQAHGPIHHLLVACKAYDAAAAIAGVAARLADDAEVLLLQNGLGSQDEVADLVPRARCIFASSTEGAFREGDWQVRFAGHGFNWLGDPRNPAVPAWFDDLHEAAIPGDWTVDILTRLWRKLALNCAINPLTVLHDCQNGGLLGHLDEVDALCAELAQLLRRCGQPQAAAELNEEVQRVIVATAANYSSMYQDVRAGRRTEVHYLLGHACRAAGRHGLQLPALERLQQRLVDNLRLRGLPCD; the protein is encoded by the coding sequence ATGAGCAGCACCTGGCATATTCTCGGCGCCGGTAGCCTGGGCAGCCTGTGGGCTTGCCGCCTGGCGCGCGCGGGCAAGGCAGTGCGCCTGATCCTGCGCGACGGGCAACGCTTGCAGGCCTACCAGCAGGCTGGCGGCCTGACCCTGGTGGAACAGGACCAGCCGCGCCACTACGCCATCCCGGCCGAAACCGCGCAGGCCCATGGCCCGATCCACCACCTGCTGGTGGCCTGCAAGGCCTACGACGCCGCCGCGGCGATTGCCGGCGTGGCCGCACGGCTGGCCGACGACGCCGAGGTACTGCTGCTGCAGAATGGCCTGGGCAGCCAGGACGAGGTCGCCGACCTGGTCCCGCGCGCACGCTGCATCTTCGCCTCCAGCACCGAAGGTGCGTTTCGCGAGGGCGACTGGCAGGTACGGTTTGCCGGCCACGGTTTCAACTGGCTGGGCGACCCGCGCAACCCCGCGGTCCCGGCCTGGTTCGATGACCTGCACGAAGCCGCCATCCCTGGCGACTGGACGGTGGACATCCTCACCCGCCTATGGCGCAAACTGGCGCTCAATTGCGCGATCAACCCGCTGACCGTGCTGCACGACTGCCAGAACGGCGGGCTGCTGGGGCACCTGGACGAAGTGGACGCACTGTGCGCCGAGCTGGCCCAGCTGCTGCGCCGCTGCGGTCAGCCGCAGGCAGCGGCGGAACTGAACGAGGAAGTCCAGCGGGTGATCGTCGCCACCGCAGCCAACTACTCTTCCATGTACCAGGACGTTCGCGCCGGCCGCCGCACCGAGGTGCATTACCTGCTCGGCCATGCCTGCCGCGCCGCCGGCCGGCATGGCCTGCAGCTGCCAGCGCTGGAACGCCTGCAGCAGCGCCTGGTCGATAACCTGCGCCTGCGTGGTTTGCCCTGCGACTGA
- a CDS encoding sensor histidine kinase, translating into MTLRQRLENLPVGQKLLAALLVLLVTILLVANLTFISAAYWITQESMAPQALHTIGRLVANPQLAARAGDNPDAASALLKELDSYTPLRAAAVYGGDGRMLAQLQHGEPLTLPKRFRNIDGWRLMEFRSTQLIRMPREANPPAHLLLVASSELPTAFYTGTLSASLAILVFSILLWIFIARQIKRLITQPINQLEELSRQVTREESYALRAQRGNDDEIGSLAEAFNTMLSRIEAREQQLKRTRDEFQEAYDQAQGLAEETRHTNRKLELEVQVRSKIEKKLTGFQNYLNSIIDSMPSALIALDEQLYVTQWNHEATVLSGTPLDEALNQPIFIAFEPLKPFLPQLKETVEKHRVAKIERVTWPKGEDLRHYALTFYPLTGGGGRGVVIRIDDITQRLSLEEMMVQSEKMLSVGGLAAGMAHEINNPLGAILHNVQNIRRRLSPELPRNIEQAEELGIDLATVNRYLESRDVPQLLDGIQQAGARAAKIVTHMLSFSRRSNRQLAPCDLPALIDQALEIAGNDFDLAIGFDFKGTAIVRQFDPELGPVPCTANELEQVLLNLLKNAAQAIHQRPQPSEPGRITLRTRLNPPWAEIQVEDNGIGMPEGVRKRTFEPFFTTKEIGQGTGLGLSVSYFIITNNHKGQMEVQSTPGQGTCFTLRLPLAQPAATAPAKTEA; encoded by the coding sequence ATGACCCTGCGCCAACGCCTGGAAAACCTCCCGGTCGGGCAGAAGCTGCTGGCGGCCCTGCTGGTACTGCTGGTGACCATCCTGCTGGTGGCCAACCTCACCTTCATCAGCGCCGCCTACTGGATCACCCAGGAGAGCATGGCACCACAGGCACTGCACACCATCGGCCGGCTGGTGGCCAACCCGCAGCTGGCCGCTCGCGCCGGCGACAACCCGGACGCCGCCAGCGCCCTGCTCAAGGAGCTGGACAGCTACACGCCGCTGCGCGCCGCCGCAGTCTACGGTGGCGACGGCCGCATGCTGGCGCAGCTGCAGCATGGCGAGCCGCTGACCCTGCCCAAGCGTTTTCGCAACATCGATGGCTGGCGCCTGATGGAGTTTCGCAGCACCCAGCTGATCCGCATGCCACGCGAGGCCAACCCGCCGGCCCACCTGCTGCTGGTGGCCAGCAGCGAACTGCCTACTGCCTTCTACACTGGCACGCTAAGCGCCAGCCTGGCCATCCTGGTGTTCAGCATCCTGCTGTGGATCTTCATTGCCCGGCAGATCAAACGCCTGATCACCCAGCCGATCAACCAGCTCGAGGAACTCAGCCGCCAGGTCACCCGCGAAGAAAGCTACGCCCTGCGCGCCCAGCGCGGCAATGACGACGAAATCGGCAGCCTGGCCGAAGCGTTCAACACCATGCTTTCACGCATCGAAGCCCGCGAACAACAGCTCAAGCGCACCCGCGACGAGTTCCAGGAAGCCTATGACCAGGCCCAGGGCCTGGCCGAGGAAACCCGCCACACCAACCGCAAGCTGGAGCTGGAAGTACAGGTGCGCAGCAAGATCGAGAAGAAGCTCACCGGTTTCCAGAACTACCTCAACAGCATCATCGACTCGATGCCCTCGGCGCTCATCGCCCTCGACGAACAGCTCTACGTGACGCAGTGGAACCACGAAGCCACGGTACTTTCCGGCACGCCGCTGGATGAGGCGCTGAACCAGCCGATCTTCATTGCCTTCGAACCGCTCAAGCCGTTCCTGCCGCAACTGAAGGAAACCGTGGAAAAGCACCGGGTGGCGAAGATCGAGCGGGTCACCTGGCCCAAGGGCGAGGACCTGCGCCACTACGCCCTGACCTTCTACCCGCTGACCGGCGGTGGTGGCCGTGGCGTGGTCATCCGCATCGACGACATCACCCAGCGCCTGTCGCTGGAAGAAATGATGGTGCAATCGGAGAAAATGCTTTCGGTCGGCGGCCTGGCTGCCGGCATGGCCCACGAGATCAACAACCCGCTGGGCGCGATCCTGCATAACGTGCAGAACATCCGCCGACGCCTGTCGCCAGAGCTGCCACGCAACATCGAGCAGGCCGAAGAGCTGGGCATCGACCTGGCTACGGTCAACCGCTATCTGGAAAGCCGCGATGTACCGCAATTGCTCGACGGCATCCAGCAGGCCGGTGCCAGGGCGGCGAAGATCGTTACCCACATGCTCAGCTTCAGCCGCCGCAGCAACCGCCAGCTGGCCCCGTGCGACCTGCCGGCGCTGATCGACCAGGCGCTGGAGATTGCCGGCAACGATTTCGACCTGGCCATTGGCTTCGACTTCAAGGGCACGGCCATCGTGCGCCAGTTCGACCCCGAACTGGGCCCGGTGCCTTGCACCGCCAACGAACTGGAGCAAGTGCTGCTCAACCTGCTGAAGAACGCCGCCCAGGCTATCCACCAACGGCCGCAGCCCAGCGAGCCCGGGCGCATCACCCTGCGCACCCGGCTGAACCCGCCGTGGGCGGAAATCCAGGTCGAGGACAACGGCATCGGCATGCCCGAGGGGGTGCGCAAGCGTACCTTCGAACCGTTCTTCACCACCAAGGAAATCGGCCAGGGTACCGGGCTGGGCCTGTCGGTCTCGTATTTCATCATCACCAACAACCACAAGGGGCAGATGGAAGTGCAGTCCACGCCCGGCCAGGGCACCTGCTTCACCCTGCGCCTGCCCCTTGCCCAGCCGGCCGCGACGGCGCCGGCGAAAACGGAGGCATGA
- a CDS encoding cob(I)yrinic acid a,c-diamide adenosyltransferase, whose translation MGYRLSKIYTRTGDKGETGLGDGRRVPKDHPRIEAIGEVDSLNSQLGLLLAGLAEQGLDEVSQVLAPCQHRLFDLGGELAMPSYQALDLSEVERLEAAIDVWNEELGPLKNFILPSGSALVAQAHVCRSLARSAERRCQHLNAVEPLAGVGLAYINRLSDLLFVAARIIGRRQGVAEVLWQPAAKSEG comes from the coding sequence ATGGGCTATCGCCTGTCGAAGATCTACACGCGCACTGGCGACAAGGGCGAAACCGGGCTGGGCGACGGTCGCCGGGTACCCAAGGACCACCCGCGGATCGAGGCGATCGGCGAGGTGGACAGCCTGAACAGCCAGCTGGGTTTGCTGCTGGCAGGGCTGGCCGAACAAGGGCTGGACGAAGTGAGCCAGGTGCTCGCGCCTTGCCAGCACCGCCTGTTCGACCTGGGCGGTGAGCTGGCCATGCCCAGCTACCAGGCGCTGGACCTGTCAGAGGTGGAGCGCCTGGAGGCGGCTATCGATGTGTGGAATGAAGAGCTGGGGCCGCTGAAGAACTTCATCTTGCCCAGTGGCTCGGCGCTGGTGGCACAGGCGCATGTATGCCGCAGCCTGGCGCGCAGTGCCGAGCGGCGCTGCCAGCATCTGAATGCCGTGGAGCCATTGGCAGGGGTTGGCTTGGCGTATATCAACCGGCTATCCGATCTGCTGTTCGTGGCGGCGCGGATCATCGGGCGACGGCAGGGGGTTGCCGAGGTGTTGTGGCAGCCTGCTGCCAAGTCTGAAGGCTGA
- a CDS encoding Nudix family hydrolase codes for MKRIHVVAAVIRGSDGRILIARRADTQHQGGLWEFPGGKVEQGEGVEAALARELREELGIEVRRSRALIKVSHDYPDKQVLLDVREVEAFTGEPHGAEGQPLEWVAPRDLPQYEFPEANKPIVAAARLPDQYLITPDGLEVPQLLKGIQKAVAGGMRLIQLRAPDMYDPKYRDVAVDAVGLCAGKAQLMLKGPLEWLGDFPAAGWHLTAAQLRKYAANGRPFPRERWLAASCHSAEELALAEQMGVDFVTLSPVQATQTHPDAVPLGWDEAQRMVAGFNKPVYLLGGVGPGEREQAWAAGAQGVAGIRAFWPEI; via the coding sequence GTGAAACGGATTCATGTTGTAGCAGCCGTCATTCGTGGTAGCGATGGCCGCATCCTGATCGCTCGCCGTGCCGATACCCAGCACCAGGGCGGCCTGTGGGAGTTCCCCGGCGGCAAGGTGGAGCAGGGCGAAGGCGTCGAAGCGGCGCTGGCCCGCGAGCTGCGCGAGGAGCTAGGCATCGAGGTGAGGCGTTCGCGCGCGCTGATCAAGGTCAGCCACGATTACCCGGACAAACAGGTGCTGCTGGACGTTCGTGAGGTCGAGGCATTTACCGGCGAGCCTCATGGTGCCGAGGGCCAGCCGCTGGAGTGGGTTGCCCCGCGCGATCTGCCGCAATACGAATTCCCCGAGGCCAACAAGCCGATCGTTGCGGCTGCACGCCTGCCGGACCAGTACCTGATCACCCCGGATGGCCTGGAAGTGCCGCAACTGCTCAAGGGTATCCAGAAGGCGGTGGCCGGCGGCATGCGCCTGATCCAGTTGCGTGCCCCGGACATGTACGACCCCAAGTACCGCGACGTGGCGGTAGACGCGGTCGGGCTGTGTGCGGGCAAGGCACAGCTGATGCTCAAGGGGCCGCTGGAATGGTTGGGCGACTTCCCTGCGGCGGGTTGGCACCTGACCGCGGCGCAATTGCGCAAGTATGCGGCCAATGGCCGGCCGTTCCCCCGTGAGCGTTGGCTGGCTGCTTCCTGCCATAGCGCTGAAGAGTTGGCGCTGGCGGAACAGATGGGTGTCGACTTCGTGACCTTGTCGCCAGTACAGGCAACCCAGACTCACCCTGACGCCGTGCCGCTGGGGTGGGATGAAGCGCAGCGGATGGTTGCCGGGTTCAACAAGCCGGTCTACCTGCTGGGCGGGGTCGGGCCAGGTGAGCGGGAGCAGGCCTGGGCTGCTGGGGCGCAGGGTGTGGCCGGGATCCGGGCGTTCTGGCCGGAGATTTGA